A stretch of Thermomicrobium roseum DSM 5159 DNA encodes these proteins:
- a CDS encoding ABC transporter permease yields MRSLVRLTLTEFLLELREPFSAFFSLVFPPLLVVIFGSIYGNTPRPGSGGFGVIDLAVPGYVTMVIATVAIFNLPIALATYRERGVLRQLALAPVSPIALFASQLAARAILSALGISFLLLTAELGYGLRFAGSLPSALAAGILGFLAMMAFGFALAALVPSARTALVVAFVVFYPMLFFSGMALPPEILPARVRELAEFLPATPIVTLLRAAWVAEPWSDHWRALLLLAAWTTGSLAIATRRFRWQ; encoded by the coding sequence ACCTTTCAGCGCCTTCTTCTCCCTCGTCTTCCCGCCGCTCCTGGTCGTCATCTTCGGGAGCATCTACGGCAACACCCCACGTCCTGGCAGCGGCGGTTTCGGCGTCATCGATCTGGCCGTGCCAGGCTACGTCACCATGGTCATCGCCACGGTCGCGATCTTCAACCTCCCCATCGCGCTGGCCACCTACCGGGAACGCGGCGTGCTCCGCCAACTGGCCCTCGCCCCGGTCTCGCCCATCGCGCTGTTCGCCAGCCAACTCGCCGCTCGCGCCATCCTGAGCGCGCTCGGCATCAGCTTCCTCCTGCTGACCGCTGAACTCGGTTATGGGCTCCGCTTTGCCGGATCTCTGCCGAGCGCGCTGGCGGCAGGGATCCTCGGCTTCCTGGCGATGATGGCCTTCGGCTTCGCATTGGCTGCGCTCGTCCCCAGCGCACGCACCGCACTGGTCGTCGCCTTCGTCGTCTTCTACCCCATGCTGTTCTTCTCCGGCATGGCGCTCCCACCGGAGATCCTGCCCGCACGCGTACGAGAGCTCGCCGAGTTCCTCCCGGCCACCCCGATCGTCACCCTGCTCCGCGCCGCCTGGGTCGCCGAGCCCTGGTCGGATCACTGGCGTGCGCTGCTCCTCCTCGCCGCCTGGACCACTGGCTCGCTCGCTATTGCGACCCGGCGCTTCCGCTGGCAGTGA